One Pseudochaenichthys georgianus chromosome 4, fPseGeo1.2, whole genome shotgun sequence DNA window includes the following coding sequences:
- the LOC117445239 gene encoding regulator of G-protein signaling 21-like: MPSLIDEPQHFIMDQDDRKTNKNIGKNFMCRLQCMFSHSSSSESRLSLEDTQQWSQSLERLLDSKYGLATFRNFLKSEYSDENIEFWLTCEDYKKIKSSFRMSSRAKKIHEQFIKAESPKEINIDYHTREQIKRNVKTPTMHCFDDAQKIVYGLMERDSYPRFLRSDIYRTLLENLSADATKG; the protein is encoded by the exons ATGCCCAGCCTAATCGACGAACCACAACACTTCATCATGGACCAAGATGACAGGAAGACAAACAAGAACAT CGGAAAGAACTTTATGTGCCGACTGCAGTGCATGTTCTCACACTCATCAAGCTCCGAGAG CAGGCTAAGTTTAGAAGATACCCAACAATGGTCACAGTCACTGGAAAGGCTTCTCGATTCTAAAT ATGGATTGGCCACTTTTCGCAACTTTCTCAAATCTGAGTACAGCGATGAGAATATTGAGTTCTGGCTCACCTGTGAGGACTACAAGAAAATCAAGTCTTCATTCAGAATGTCCTCAAGAGCCAAGAAGATTCATGAGCAGTTCATCAAAGCAGAATCTCCTAAAGAG ATCAACATTGACTATCACACCCGAGAGCAGATCAAAAGGAACGTCAAGACTCCCACCATGCACTGCTTTGACGATGCTCAGAAGATAGTTTACGGGCTGATGGAAAGAGACTCGTACCCGCGGTTCCTCCGCTCGGACATTTATAGAACTCTGCTGGAAAACCTCTCCGCCGACGCCACAAAGGGATGA
- the LOC117445238 gene encoding regulator of G-protein signaling 21 — MPKLLFSKMRFYTIKDLMQNVKRPRRSDVILNRNRRKMDIQCHMVQKTNDETYPSNLSCQTDHKLYPTLEELLRDKKYLAAFRSFLQSEFSEENVDFWLSCEDFKSTASMDDLGWKAERIYQKFIQPTACREINVDHHIREKIKKTLEQPSLSCFDEAQKHVYLLMERDSYPRFLHSDAYLSVKNKSRTLWYI; from the exons ATGCCGAAACTTTTGTTTTCAAAGATGCGGTTCTATACAATTAAAGATCTGATGCAAAACGTGAAGCGACCCAGAAG GTCTGATGTTATTCTTAATCGAAATAGGCGTAAAATGGACATCCAGTGCCACATGGTTCAAAAGACAAATGATGAGACATATCCTTCAAACCTGAG TTGTCAGACTGATCATAAACTCTATCCGACTCTTGAAGAGTTGCTACGCGATAAAA AGTATTTAGCAGCGTTCCGCAGCTTCCTGCAATCGGAGTTCAGTGAAGAAAACGTTGACTTCTGGCTCTCATGTGAAGACTTTAAGTCAACTGCCTCAATGGACGACCTGGGCTGGAAAGCAGAGAGAATCTACCAGAAGTTCATCCAGCCCACAGCCTGCAGGGAG ATCAACGTTGACCACCACATTAGAGAGAAGATCAAGAAGACTTTGGAGCAGCCAAGCCTCTCATGCTTTGATGAGGCCCAGAAACATGTTTACCTGCTGATGGAAAGAGACTCTTACCCCAGATTCCTGCACTCAGATGCCTACCTGAGTGTAAAGAACAAATCCAGGACTCTCTGGTACATTTAG